A segment of the Streptomyces sp. NBC_00376 genome:
TCACACCGTTGTTCAACGTCCGGGGCGCGCCCGCATTCCCCGTGTGCCCCCCGGCTCCCGCACGGATGCGGGAGCCGGGGACGGGGCACACGCCGGGCCTCTCCAGCTTCGCGGGCCCGTCCAGCTTCTCGGGCCTTCCCGGCCTCGCGGGCCTTGCCGACCTCACTTCATGGGGTAGATGTCCCCACTCGCCATTCCGCTGACCTGCTCACTCTCCGATTCGATCCTGCGGGCCTTCTCCTTCAGGCGCCGGCGCTCCTCGGGATCGGTGGCACGCTCGGCCTCGGCCTTCAGGTCCTTCGCCTTGGCTCGCATCTGCTGCACGCGATTGCGGAGCTCGTCCGACTCACTCATGATCACTCCTTGGATGTGCCGGCCCCCGACGCGGACCGGGCGTCGTCCGTACGGTTCCCGGCCGGTGCGTGTCAGCCACGGGACCGATGCCATGGGCATCGGGACACGGCCGTGTGCGACCGGCGCGCACCGGCACCCAGGAAACCGAGGCCGATACCCAGCATCCAGAAGTCCTTGGCCATCGGGATGCCGTTCTGGGTGGGGCGAAGGCTTCCGGGCTCCCGCAGGCCGGGTACCCGCAGGTACAGACCGACCAGTCCCCCTGAGAACCCCGCCAGCGCCAGCCCGGCCAGCCTGGTCGGCACAAAAGGGGCGAGCAGCGTTCCGCCGACCGCGATCTCCGACCAGGCGAGCAGCCGGGTGAACCTCTCCGGCTCGATCTTCTTCAGGAACGGGTAGGCGACACAGGCCATGCCATGCAGGCCCTCGGCCGTCTCCGCGTCGGCCTTCAGCATTCCCAGGCCGGAGTTCAGGATGAACGCGCCAGTGGCGAGGCGAGGGGGGACATCGCGTGGTTCGAGAGTCGTCATGGGAGCCTCCGTCCCGTTCCGGGCCCCTCGTCGAGCTTAGCCAGTGGGCGCCGGTGGCGCCTCACAAGAAGGGGGCCGGGCCGGGCGTGGTTCCGGATTCAATTGATTCGGTCGGCTGCGGGCGCGGACGCCGCTGCCGCCGCGTTGCCCGTGACCGTGACCTGCTGCCCCCGGCTCGTGGTCTGCGAGGCGGTGCTCAGGCAGCTCCCGGAGGTCGGATCGGTGACGGTGGGGAGGCTGCCCGTATGGGCGACGCCCGCCTCGGTGCCGACCGGCTTGCCGTACGTCACCGTGATCCGCTGGCCGCAGCCCGCGGAGAGGTACGGCTCGATGAACCCCTGATCGGCGTTCTTGAACCGGCCCGAGGCGGACGGCAGCCCGAAACTGCCGATGTGCGCCACCGGCGCCCCTGTCGCGGTCTCGACGACGTCCCCGGTCATCAGCTGCGTCGCACCGCTCACACCGGCCCGCTTGAGGACCAGGGAGTACATCGTCCCCGGTGTGTAG
Coding sequences within it:
- a CDS encoding DUF6381 family protein; protein product: MSESDELRNRVQQMRAKAKDLKAEAERATDPEERRRLKEKARRIESESEQVSGMASGDIYPMK